One genomic segment of Candidatus Nitrosocosmicus arcticus includes these proteins:
- a CDS encoding adenylate/guanylate cyclase domain-containing protein, whose protein sequence is MNKLPEATDQRRTILNLYNSGIEPEIISLELDINEDIIKDIIKNESKRDSGHTNNNLSNYLLNKFYLDAIIDVNSVVKEAQFRTWNALKAKPELNIIAKETQNILEQNAESKLRLVMLHIDLVGSTKMALTLPIDRLTTIIRSFAQEMTNIISLYGGYVLKYIGDAVLAFFVIEDTTSDEQYISKVNNLREESETNNGFSSLQFSNGISCALTMIKVIKEGINPILNQYDYPELKVRVGIDYGEVAVVQYGIDIYEFEKIILKKPHLDLIGYTISVAVKMTSLAEADHIVIGQKLYDQLDIKLKDSFRQLKTNTEIWNYANHTNGELYNIFTNN, encoded by the coding sequence GTGAATAAATTGCCTGAAGCTACAGATCAAAGAAGGACTATACTAAACTTGTATAATTCAGGAATTGAACCAGAAATAATTTCACTTGAATTAGATATCAATGAAGACATCATAAAAGATATTATCAAGAATGAGAGTAAGAGGGACAGTGGACATACAAACAATAATCTATCAAATTACCTTTTGAATAAATTCTATCTTGATGCGATTATAGATGTTAATTCAGTCGTAAAAGAAGCCCAATTCAGGACATGGAATGCACTCAAAGCAAAACCTGAATTAAACATCATAGCAAAAGAAACCCAGAATATTTTGGAACAGAACGCAGAATCCAAATTGAGATTAGTAATGCTGCATATTGACTTAGTTGGCTCTACGAAAATGGCCTTAACTTTACCAATAGATCGATTGACCACCATAATCAGATCATTTGCACAGGAAATGACAAATATAATCTCATTGTACGGCGGTTATGTCTTAAAATATATTGGAGATGCAGTTTTGGCTTTTTTTGTTATAGAAGATACAACTAGTGATGAACAATACATAAGCAAGGTGAATAATTTGAGAGAAGAATCAGAAACCAACAATGGTTTTTCCTCCCTTCAATTCAGTAATGGGATTAGTTGTGCATTGACCATGATCAAAGTAATTAAAGAAGGGATCAATCCGATCTTGAATCAATATGACTATCCCGAGCTGAAAGTAAGAGTAGGGATTGATTATGGGGAGGTTGCTGTTGTGCAGTATGGAATTGACATTTACGAATTTGAAAAAATAATATTAAAAAAGCCTCATTTGGATCTTATAGGATACACCATAAGTGTAGCAGTCAAGATGACGTCTCTTGCGGAGGCCGACCACATTGTAATTGGTCAAAAACTATATGATCAACTAGATATCAAACTTAAAGACTCCTTTAGACAATTGAAAACTAATACTGAAATATGGAATTACGCCAATCATACTAACGGCGAGCTTTATAACATCTTTACCAACAATTAG
- a CDS encoding response regulator encodes MSDQTKNTSSNNNQNRLMIVDDETDLLFVYKKALELTGMEIFTFDSPDLAFKEFIENSEKYSLLLTDMRMPSMNGYELINKVKAIRPEIKIILISAYNITQDEINRNLDPTSKIDGLICKPIGLERLREIINECLIMNN; translated from the coding sequence TTGTCTGACCAAACAAAGAACACTTCCTCTAATAACAATCAGAATCGCCTTATGATTGTAGATGATGAAACGGATTTGTTGTTTGTATACAAAAAAGCTCTAGAATTAACAGGAATGGAAATCTTTACGTTTGATAGCCCAGACCTGGCATTTAAGGAATTTATAGAGAATTCAGAAAAGTATAGTTTGTTATTGACAGACATGCGCATGCCAAGCATGAATGGATATGAATTGATAAACAAGGTAAAAGCCATCAGGCCTGAAATAAAGATTATCTTAATATCTGCTTATAATATCACACAAGACGAAATTAACCGAAATCTTGACCCTACTTCAAAAATAGATGGGTTGATTTGTAAGCCCATTGGATTGGAGCGCCTGAGAGAAATCATAAATGAATGTCTTATAATGAATAATTGA
- a CDS encoding ion transporter → MLTSIRKIINYPAFNHFITLVILLQAAVLVLETIPVFNDYYSIFEFISSIVLVVYIVEAALKITASYPHFSTYFKNGWNILDFSIIVLSLLPLSGGYTTIARLIRLLRVTRLTNRSKEMSVVIMTIMKSIPSMVNIFLLLALLFFMYGIAGYHLFSDIDPVHWGSLPKSVLTLFEILTLEGWIEVMAPATHVNPLYGIFFISFIVIGTFIVINIFVAVIVRKSEEAYKQLEMNIGNPVTQKEILFEMKEIRKKIEDLESRLSTLFLD, encoded by the coding sequence ATGCTTACTTCGATAAGAAAAATAATTAACTATCCTGCCTTTAATCATTTCATAACTTTAGTAATCTTATTGCAAGCCGCAGTTTTAGTATTAGAAACAATTCCAGTTTTTAATGACTATTATTCAATATTTGAATTTATTAGTTCTATAGTATTGGTTGTTTACATAGTCGAAGCTGCCTTAAAAATTACCGCCTCATACCCTCACTTCTCAACTTATTTCAAGAATGGTTGGAATATTTTAGATTTTTCAATCATTGTACTCTCTCTGCTACCTCTTAGCGGAGGATACACAACCATCGCTCGTTTAATAAGACTCTTGCGAGTTACAAGGCTGACCAACCGATCTAAGGAAATGTCTGTCGTCATAATGACAATTATGAAATCAATCCCTAGTATGGTAAATATCTTTTTACTTTTAGCCCTACTCTTTTTTATGTATGGTATTGCTGGATATCATTTATTTAGTGATATAGACCCAGTTCATTGGGGCTCCTTACCCAAATCAGTTTTGACTTTATTCGAAATATTAACTCTGGAGGGATGGATCGAAGTTATGGCCCCCGCCACTCATGTAAATCCCCTATACGGGATTTTCTTTATTAGTTTCATAGTGATAGGAACGTTTATAGTTATTAATATTTTTGTAGCCGTAATCGTAAGAAAATCTGAGGAAGCGTACAAACAATTGGAAATGAATATAGGTAATCCTGTTACCCAGAAGGAAATATTATTTGAAATGAAGGAAATAAGGAAGAAAATTGAGGATTTGGAATCCAGACTCTCAACCTTGTTTTTGGACTAG